In Clarias gariepinus isolate MV-2021 ecotype Netherlands chromosome 1, CGAR_prim_01v2, whole genome shotgun sequence, one DNA window encodes the following:
- the homezb gene encoding homeobox and leucine zipper encoding b: MQQCEPPQQQQHEEKRKLKARASADSGDSEASDAYECRICGHKTPDVFFLSQHLRSVHPVTALPGPTSAKDEESKEAQDQTSEGQKSPPAGNSEFSEGSMSSSPMDSEETSISISNAENQVPAAEQKETVKKTPAAKDSQSTSPASILPQRKASSSLEFIKGSQSEDTASSGTSGLNQTHFVCLPLVSEGLKLVWVRSEQTTELDAVSELVEAFNAFPYPTEQEASALARRCSLSPERVKVWFMMQRVRYGISWADDDIQQTRLKLRHLQRMSLGEEGEEDEEEDYIVPEERTPESFHQGGKQAPAMDIYTGYTHYIPQPVFSQEEVNDYNSRQNSIIPQYSNGLPPIVQEQPVNHIVANFQNASVDKEHTQLPRDVNHLPPHEPKTESSSTYRSLSKSAVVCGPPIIQQRKKSKAQLMALRRSFVQKNWPSEAEVQRLQRVTGLGRHEIRKWFADSRYQLRRSGRSWLAELAKPSQSPEPSGQQQLNSDDFQEDGETSGAGLDFELDIDMEDQQGPVEDGASESESRKDEQSEELSQKDDQAPVKPERRESSIIPSPSPASSSPSPSLLQGWNPSLGPEPNLRKKTWEQLNMLRQSFLQCQWPTSEDYTLLQQKTGLTRTEIVQWYGDTRYHIKHSNLRWIHPDDRERVRAGVMKQQKRAGKGPRSRRWTEGTNSSFRFREPQPSNRKGGSETKSWEELYKTASSVLPGGEL, translated from the exons ATGCAGCAGTGTGAACCcccgcagcagcagcagcacgagGAAAAACGGAAGTTGAAGGCTCGAGCCAGTGCGGATTCGGGGGACAGCGAGGCGAGTGATGCTTATGAATGTCGGATCTGCGGCCACAAAACACCGGATGTCTTTTTTCTCAGTCAGCATCTGCGCTCTGTTCATCCAGTTACTGCTCTGCCCGGCCCGACCTCAGCTAAAGATGAGGAGAGTAAAGAAGCGCAAGACCAAACCTCAGAGGGACAGAAGAGCCCACCTGCAGGAAAT TCTGAATTTTCTGAGGGGTCCATGTCTTCCTCACCCATGGACTCAGAAGAGACCAGCATAAGTATAAGCAATGCAGAGAACCAGGTACCAGCAGCAGAGCAAAAAGAGACTGTGAAAAAAACACCTGCTGCTAAAGACAGCCAAAGCACTTCTCCTGCCTCCATTTTGCCTCAGAGGAAAGCCTCATCCTCTCTGGAGTTCATAAAAGGAAGCCAAAGCGAGGACACAGCTTCTTCAGGCACATCCGGCCTCAACCAGACGCACTTTGTGTGTCTTCCTCTGGTGTCCGAGGGACTAAAGCTGGTTTGGGTGCGCTCTGAGCAGACTACTGAGCTGGATGCAGTTTCAGAGCTGGTAGAAGCGTTTAATGCCTTCCCTTACCCCACAGAGCAGGAGGCCAGCGCTCTGGCGCGCCGCTGCTCCCTGTCACCCGAGCGTGTCAAAGTGTGGTTTATGATGCAGCGCGTGCGCTATGGAATCAGCTGGGCAGACGACGACATACAGCAGACACGGCTCAAGCTACGGCATCTGCAAAGAATGTCGCTCGGAGAGGAGGGTGAGGAAGACGAAGAAGAGGATTATATAGTACCTGAAGAAAGGACACCTGAGAGTTTTCATCAGGGCGGGAAACAAGCGCCTGCGATGGACATCTATACGGGTTATACACACTACATACCACAACCAGTTTTCTCCCAGGAAGAAGTCAATGACTACAACAGCAGGCAAAACAGCATCATTCCTCAGTACAGCAATGGTTTACCACCTATTGTTCAGGAACAACCTGTAAACCATATTGTCGCCAATTTTCAAAATGCATCTGTGGACAAAGAGCACACTCAGTTGCCCAGAGATGTAAATCATTTACCTCCTCATGAGCCCAAGACTGAGAGCTCCAGCACTTATCGATCACTGTCAAAATCAGCTGTGGTTTGTGGACCTCCCATCATCCAGCAGAGGAAGAAGTCCAAAGCCCAGTTGATGGCACTCCGGCGTAGTTTTGTCCAAAAAAACTGGCCATCTGAGGCTGAGGTGCAGCGGCTGCAGCGGGTCACCGGGCTTGGAAGGCACGAGATCCGGAAGTGGTTCGCTGACAGTCGCTACCAGCTTCGCAGGAGTGGTCGGTCCTGGCTGGCTGAACTGGCCAAGCCAAGTCAGTCACCAGAGCCGTCGGGCCAACAGCAGCTAAACAGCGATGATTTTCAGGAAGATGGCGAGACCTCAGGGGCGGGGCTTGACTTTGAGCTCGATATCGACATGGAGGATCAGCAGGGGCCTGTAGAAGATGGAGCGAGTGAGTCGGAGTCGAGGAAAGACGAACAAAGTGAAGAGCTGTCACAAAAAGACGACCAAGCTCCCGTTAAACCGGAGCGCCGGGAGTCCTCTATTATCCCTTCTCCATCTCCTGCGTCCTCTTCTCCATCTCCATCTCTCCTCCAAGGCTGGAACCCCAGCCTGGGTCCCGAGCCCAACCTCCGGAAGAAAACATGGGAGCAGTTGAACATGCTGAGGCAGAGTTTCCTGCAGTGTCAGTGGCCCACAAGCGAAGACTACACACTCTTGCAGCAGAAGACGGGCTTGACACGGACAGAGATCGTTCAGTGGTATGGGGACACGCGCTACCACATTAAACACTCCAACCTGCGCTGGATTCACCCAGACGACAGGGAACGTGTTCGTGCAGGTGTCATGAAGCAACAGAAGAGAGCAGGGAAGGGTCCCAGAAGCAGGAGATGGACAGAGGGAACAAATTCAAGCTTCAGGTTTAGGGAACCTCAACCAAGTAACAGGAAAGGAGGAAGTGAAACGAAGTCATGGGAGGAATTATACAAGACGGCTTCCTCAGTACTACCAGGGGGTGAACTTTGA
- the LOC128529077 gene encoding E3 ubiquitin-protein ligase TRIM39-like, translating to MTEKRKMDIRSFVSAPKRQAKETEIIEGQVDQGQSDVQYQNQLRKTQTDVQQMIQDRLKKIQEIKHSVELSKRNTEKEKADNDELLKPIGSLQRIQTELIQLMEKKQKAVECLAKGLIKELKQEITVLKRRDTELEQLSHTEDHLHLLQISSSMCSPPHTKNWTEISINTDLSEDTERAAQSEFLQILNDKLKKFELKKIQQYAVDVTLDPDTALPDLILSADGKQVTDGDTRQDLPDTSKRFNSCPCVLGKQSFSSGRFYYEVQVRKKTEWTLGVARESINRKGEITLSPEDGFWTVVLRNKNQYKACADSSVPLTLREKVEKVGVFVDYEEGLVSFYDVESKSLIYSFTGQSFTEKLYPYLSLGLNEGGKNSAPLIISPVIKTE from the exons AtgacagagaaaagaaaaatggacaTAAGATCATTTGTCAGTGCACCTAAACGCCAA GCAAAGGAGACAGAAATTATTGAGGGACAGGTAGACCAGGGTcaatcagatgtacagtatcag AATCAGCTGAGGaaaacacagacagatgtgcagCAGATGATTCAGGACAGACTGAAGAAGATCCAAGAGATCAAACACTCAGTAGAGCTCAGCAAA AgaaacacagagaaagagaaggcAGACAATGATGAATTATTGAAACCGATTGGCTCACTTCAGAGAATTCAGACTGAGCTGATCCAGTTGATGGAGAAGAAGCAGAAAGCAGTAGAGTGTCTGGCTAAAGGACTCATCAAAGAGCTGAAGCAGGAAATCACTGTGCTAAAGAGGAGAgacactgagctggagcagctctcacacactgagGATCATCTCCACCTCCTACAG ATTTCCTCCTCCATGTGCAGCCCTCCACACACCAAGAACTGGACTGAGATCAGTATTAACACTGACCTGAGTGAGGACACTGAGAGGGCAGCTCAGTCTGAGTTTCTGCAGATTCTCAATGACAAGTTAAAGAAATTTG aaCTGAAAAAGATTCAGCAGTATGCAG TGGATGTGACTTTGGATCCTGATACAGCTCTTCCTGATCTCATCCTGTCTGCTGATGGAAAACAAGTGACAGATGGAGACACACGACAGGATCTCCCTGATACATCAAAGAGGTTTAATTCGTGTCCCTGTGTTCTGGGAAAGCAGAGTTTCTCCTCAGGGAGATTTTATTATGAGGTGCAGGTCAGAAAGAAAACTGAGTGGACATTAGGAGTGGCGAGAGAGTCCATTAACAGGAAGGGAGAGATTACACTGAGCCCTGAGGATGGATTTTGGACTGTGGTACTAAGGAATAAGAATCAGTATAAGGCTTGTGCTGATTCCTCTGTCCCCCTCACACTGAGAGAGAAGGTGGAGAAGGTGGGGGTGTTTGTGGATTATGAGGAGGGTCTGGTCTCCTTTTATGATGTGGAGTCCAAATCTCTTATCTACTCTTTCACTGGTCAGTCTTTCACTGAGAAACTCTATCCATACCTTAGTCTTGGTTTAAATGAAGGTGGTAAAAACTCAGCACCACTGATCATCTCTCCTGTAATTAAGACtgaataa
- the cideb gene encoding cell death activator CIDE-B: METTSSLIKSVSRRVWSAPQRPFRVCSSNREIRKGLTASSLEELKEKAAHTLLISILLSLVCEEDGTEVDSDEFLMTLPDNTVLMALEPGQTWRPHPLAKRGSSIKPADNKPRTGRDIARVTFDLYRLNPKDIFGSLNVKATFQGLYSVSADFQCLGPKKVLREALRMISTILQAAGHMLLTSATVIRRIIQGADYLEAHGTREIQTEYWN, encoded by the exons ATGGAAACCACATCCTCACTTATTAA ATCGGTGTCTCGGCGTGTGTGGTCCGCACCTCAGAGACCTTTTAGAGTTTGCTCATCGAACAGGGAGATCAGGAAGGGGCTCACCGCGTCAAGCTTAGAGGAGCTGAAAGAGAAG GCTGCCCACACTCTGCTCATTTCTATCCTGCTGTCTCTGGTGTGTGAGGAAGATGGCACTGAAGTGGACTCGGATGAGTTTCTCATGACCCTGCCAGACAACACAGTGCTCATGGCCTTGGAGCCAGGACAGACCTGGAGACCACAtcct CTAGCCAAGAGAGGCAGCAGCATCAAACCAGCTGACAACAAACCCCGCACTGGTCGTGACATCGCCAgagtgacctttgacctttatcGTCTGAACCCTAAGGACATTTTTGGCTCTTTAAATGTGAAGGCAACATTCCAAGGTCTATACTCGGTCAGTGCAGATTTCCAGTGTCTGGGGCCAAAGAAGGTACTCAG AGAGGCCCTGAGGATGATCTCCACCATACTCCAGGCAGCGGGTCACATGTTACTCACGTCTGCCACTGTGATTCGGCGGATCATACAAGGAGCAGACTATCTGGAAGCTCACGGTACTCGTGAGATTCAGACCGAGTACTGGAACTGA